The window GGATTGAAACCTTTGGCGAGAATAACTTCAAATTGACGGCTGAAGCGCTTGAAGCGAAGATTACGCCGCGTTCCAAGATTCTGATACTCTGCTATCCAAGCAATCCGACAGGAGCGATCATGAGCCGGGAGGATTGGGAGCCGATTGCCAAGGTCGTGGAGAAGCATGATCTTATCGTGATTTCTGATGAAATCTACGCCGAGCTGACCTATGGAAGCAACCATGTAAGCTTCCCTTCGCTGCCGGGCATGATGGACCGGACGATTCTGGTCAGCGGCTTCTCCAAGGCCTTTGCCATGACCGGATGGCGGATGGGATATGCCTGCGGCCATCCCGACCTGATCTCCGCCATGCTTAAGATCCACCAGTACACCGTCATGTGCGCCCCTTCCATGGGCCAGGTTGCCGCCTTGGAGGCTCTGACCAACGGCATGGAGGAAAAGGACCGGATGACCGATTCGTACAACCAGCGGCGACGTCTAATCGTCAAAGGCCTGCGTGATGCCGGATTGGACTGTCATGAACCTCAGGGCGCGTTTTACGCTTTTCCGAGCGTTCAGCGGACCGGGCTTACCTCCGATCAATTTGCCCAGCGGCTGCTGCTGGAGTACAAAGTTGCCGCTGTGCCGGGCAGCGTATTCGGCTTAGGAGGAGAAGGCTATCTGCGCTGTTCCTACGCAACCTCAGTATCCCAGTTGAATGAAGCCATCGAGCGGATAGGTGCCTTTGTCTCACAGCTGGAACGGGAACGGACGGAATAAAACGGTTAGGAGCAAGTAAATCGGGCTATAGCGGATATCCCTGCTTTATGGTATTATTTTACTTTAAGAACAAGAAACACCTGTATTTATTTACATGGAACTCTTATTCTGGTAACCAGGCGATTGCGCAAAATGGGAGACTCCTTATGCTCCTGAGCAATTAGCAATAATCCATTAGGAGGGATGACCAGTGCTCATCGGCGATTATTACTTGCCTTCCTACAGCGGGGATTGTTATCCGGGAAGCGGCCAACGCTCCTCGGACACTGATGCTGCTGCGCGCAAGCTTTCTCTGGAACATGAGATTCTGATCCTACGCAGCAGGATGGAGCAGCTCTTCATGCAGGAGCAATCCTTCACTTCGCAGCATGTGATCGAAATCAGCTGTCTGCTGGATCTCAAAATCAATGAATATATGAAGAAATCATACCGCAGCGTCTAGCTGTGATTATTTTTTGACCAAGGGCCCCAGGGCCCTTTTTTTTGTGCTGAAATATAGAGCCGGAACGCGTTAAACGGGCGATTGTCAGATTTCTTAAGGAGTAGAGGGGATAACAATGCTGGAGGCATAGCGGGAGGTAATGGTCCGAATGAGGGGGACGCTGCTCCGAAGAGCCTTATTTTTAGGCTTCAGCTTGTGTGAGTGATGTCTGCCCGTAGGATCACTTTCCGCCTCCTCGTGCGGCTCGGCGTCTGCCTGTGTACCAGGCCACACCGTAACCCGCTCCGGTAACCATAAAGAACAGTAAATGATAGATAAATTCCCGTTCGGGAGCATTTAGGTAGCTAACAATATTGACGCCGATGAACAGCAGCACGAGAGTCGCATCCCTAAGCAGCTGCTTGCGCTGGCTAGTACCGGAGATATTGCCGGTAAAGCTTTTGAAACCTATAAAATCCTCATGCGGAGTCCCATTTTCTCTGGAGGTATTATCCACACTGTGCTTGTACAGAAGCGAATGCAGGAGGGTGGAATCTATATAATAACTTCCGATGGACTTTCTGGAATGCTGCGGACTGTAGAGAAAAAACGCATCGTCCATGAGCTCAACATGAATCTGGTTCAGATCAAATGTGAAAATTTTGCGGTATTCACGATAGCGCATCGTATCCTTACCGAGTTCAACAAAAGCATTCTTAACCAAAAGGATATACATCACGCTGAGTCCCAGAAAAAGCCCGCCAATCGTAATCAGCAGCAGGGCGGCTGCGATTTCGGCTTCATAGCAACCTATCCAGATGAAAAAAAGCGACGTGGCAACAGTAAAAGCAGCGACGACATAATTCCATCTCGACATGCGGAATACCAGCGGGTGGTGCTGGCCCTCAGGTTCAGCAGATTCTATCTTCGGATTGATTCTTCCATGCATACCCTTCAGCCTCCTTTGACAGGATTGGTAAAGGTTTATTAACCATATTATCCCTGTCCGAAAGAATTGATTGCCTGGGGGCAGCAGAAGGCTGGTGCAGCTGCGTCCAGGGACGGAGAACGCTGGGGTTCCCCGGCCCGATGGCGGTGCGCTGGCGGAGTATTATAATGGAAGCATCTATGGATAAGCGTCCTGAAGTGCGCTGCAAAGAGAAAGAGGATGATAGGGTATGATGAATGCTGAAATACTGCGTGACCCGCAGACAATGGAGCAGCTGTTACTGGAGCCTGCCGGAGCTGTAAATGCCGTAAGCCGAAAAATCTATCCGAAGGACGGCGGATATTATTCGTTTCTTGAAGAAGCGGCGGCAGAGGGGAGCAATAAAAAGTACATGGAGCTGTACAACCGGATTGCCCGCTTTTACCGGCTGTCCAATAAAGCATACTTTGCCCTGAAGTTTGGCGGGGAGCGGAGCTACAGGCAGCAATTTCTCTCCGAGCTTGAACTGCTGGATGGCCAGCATGTGCTGGAAACCTCAGTCGGCAGCGGTGATAATTTCCTGTATCTGAATGCTAAGGTTCAGCTGTACGGTCTGGATATTTCCAGCGGTATGCTTAAGCAGGCTATGCGCAATCTGCGGCGCTGGGGAATGACAGCGGAGCTGTTTCAGGGGGAAGCCGAGGCGCTGCCTTTTCGGGATAATTCCTTTGACTGTGTATATCATGTTGGCGGGATCAATTATTTCAGTGATCCGCTCCGGGCGGTGCTGGAGATGATCCGGGTGGCGAAACCAGGCACGAAGCTGATGATTGCCGATGAGACAGAGAAACTGGTGACAGGAACGTATCAAAAGGTCCCTGTCGTCAAGGAATATTTCGGCCAGCAGAAGGATCTGCCGCAGATTATGAACTGCATTCCGGATGCAATGATGGAGCTTACCTATAAAGAGGTCTGTAAAGGCCTGATGTATTGCATCACCTTCCGCAAACCTTGAAAATACATAGAAGAAGTCCGGTATTTCACGTGTTCAGGCAGTTATTGACATGGCAGAAATGCCGGGCTTCATTTGCCTAATTTGTATAGTTGCGATTAAACTGTAATTATGTGATTAGAGTGTGAGGGGGAGGAAGAGCACCATGGCGATTTATACGCGTACGGGAGATAAAGGAGAGACATCGGTGATCGGCGGCCGGGTAGGCAAGGATGATGTCCGCGTCGAGGCTTACGGCACGATCGATGAGCTGAACAGCTTTGTAGGGCAGGCCCGCAGCCTGATGGAGGATGACAGATTCACCGATGTGCGTGAGCAGCTGCTGGAGATTCAGCATGAGCTGTTTGACTGCGGCTCGGATCTGGCTTTTGTGAAGCTGAGCGAGAATAAATTCAAGGTCAAAAGCGAAATGGCAGAGCGGCTGGAAGGCTGGATTGATCAGCTCCAGGCGGAGAATCCGGTACTGGAACGTTTCATCCTGCCGGGCGGAAGCCATTTATCTTCTGTGCTCCATGTCTGCCGTACAGTCTGCCGGCGTGCGGAACGGCGTGCGGTTACCCTCGGGCGGAGTGCGGATATCAATCCGGAGGCGGTCATCTACCTGAACCGGCTGTCGGACTATTTCTTTGCGCTCGCACGGACGGCAAATACACGGCTGGGGATTGCTGACGTAGAATATGTGCGCAGTAAAAAGGTGTTCCGCAACTAACATGAGCAGCTATTATTCACCGATTACGTATATAGTGCCGCCGCAGGAAGACGGCTGGCTGCTTAAAACCATCCTGCAGAAGCGGATGGATGTCTCCCGCAAGCTGCTGTCCCGGCTCAAGATGACCGAGCAGGGCATCATGCTGAACGGGGAACGTGTCTACATCAGTGTCCGGGTAAGCAGCGGAGACCGGGTGGAAATCCGCATGGAACAGGAAACGTCAGAGGATATTTTGCCGCAGGATATTCCCTTTGACATTCTGTATGAGGATGAGCATCTGCTGGTGGTGAATAAAGCCGCAGGCATCATTGTGCACCCGACTCACGGACATTATACGGATACGCTGGCGAACGGAGTGGTTCATTACTGGGCGGCAAAAGGGGAGCAATACCGCTTCCGTCCGGTCCACCGCCTGGATCAGGAAACCTCCGGAGTGCTGGTGATTGCCAAGAACCCTTACAGCCACCAGCATATTTCCGAGCAGATGATTGCCGGCACGGTAGACAAGCGATACGCCGCCTTCGTGCACGGCGTGCCTGCGCTTCCTGCGGGTGATATCGACGGCCCGATTGACCGGGACCCGGCAGAGCCGCACCGGCGGATCGTGACGCCGGACGGATATCCTTCCTTGACCCGGTACGAGGTCAAGGAGTTTTTCCCGGGCCGCGCAGCCCGGGTCGAGCTGAAGCTGGAGAGCGGACGCACCCATCAGATCCGGGTGCATATGAGCTCGATCGGCTGCCCGCTGATCGGCGACGGCATGTACCGCCACCAGCTGTACGGCCGGGGGCCGGTTGAGGCGGAGCTGGAGGCAGAACTGTTGCCTCCAGCAGAGGACGGGCTGACGCCGGAGGAAGCGGCGCAGCTTGCCCGGATCGCTGAGCTGGATGCGGCAATCCCGCGCCAGGCGCTGCACGCGGTGCGGCTCTCGTTCAAGCACCCGGTAGGGCTTGCCGAGCTGGTCTTCGAAGCGCCGCTGCCGCCTGATATGGCGCTGCTGCAGCAGAAGCTGCGGCAGGAAGCAGGGGCGGAAGCGGAGTGAGCCTCAGGGGTAACGGTAGGCCGACTCGGAATCCATCAAGCAGGGTTGACTAAGTGGAATTTCTGCCACTAATCAGAGTCTATTAAGCGTCTGGAGAGCATTAGGCGGAAAAAGGCCATCTATTTTTAACTATCTGCCTGATACAGAGGGAATTCACCTGAATTAGTTGGAGGATTTCCCGCTAGATCTCCCTATGGAGCGAATCTAAGCGAATTTGGTGGACAATTTCCACCTAGTTACCAAATCTATCGCGGCGCGAATCTTACTTGGAGCCAAAGGCCATTCAACCGGGTTAGTTTCAGTCTTAACTTAATACCGAAGGAGTCAGTTATGAGTCACTTAAAAGTCTATCAATACCCGAAATGCAGCACATGCCGGAGTGCAGTGAAATGGCTGAAGGATCAGGGCCATGAGCTGGAACTGCAGCATATTGCCGAGCAGCCGCCTACAGTAGAGGAGCTGCGTGTGCTGGTGGCGAACAGCGGACTTCCGCTGAAGAAGTTTTTTAATACAAGCGGGGAAGTTTATAAGGAACTTGGGCTGAAGGACAAGCTGGCGGGTCTCAGTGAAGATGAACAGCTTGAGTTGCTGTCCAGCCACGGAATGCTGATCAAACGTCCGGTAGTGACAGACGGCAAGAAAGTCACCGTCGGCTTTAAAGAAGAACAATACGGCGAAGCCTGGAGCAACGCCTAATCTGATTGAATATAAGGAGAGGTTACACATGAGTTCAGCAACAACGGGCCGGGTAATGATCGTCGATGGAATGGCTCTGCTGTTCCGGGCCTTTTATGCAACCTCGTATGGAGGATATATCCGCAAGACAAAGGCCGGTCTGCCGACCAATGCGGTGTACGGGTTTTTGCAGTATTTTTTCGACGCGGTGAGCACGTTCGAGCCTTCCCATGTTGTCTGCTGCTGGGATATGGGCAAAGGCACCTTCCGCACCGAGAAGTATGACGGTTATAAGTCGTCTCTACCTATAACTGAAGTAATGAAGTGAAAACAAGTCGTAAGGTTGGATTGAAGAGTGATAGAGAGAGCTTCTGAAGCTGTTTTTATAATAAATTACTTTATATTTATAAAGAGAGGAATTTGACAGAGAGCGAAAAAAGAATTAAAATCCTTAATTAGGCGGAAGTTATATATCATAATTAATGAACTACTGCTTGTAATAGAATTGAGGAATAGATCTTTCTATTAGTATATTGTTCCCGTCATGCGATAGGAACTCTGTTGACGCAGGTTTAACCAGTGCGCTGGTTAAACTTGCCCCAATAGGGTTCCTTTTTATTTTGCATAAAAGGTGGTGTGGGATTAAATGAGAAGTGTTATAGAGATGAGAGTTAGTCCTGAAATAGAGTTTGGCTATGAGTGCCAATTCATAAAAGAAGAAAAAAAGATTTATGGATTAATAGTGCTTCGGTCCAAGTTGAATAAGAAAGAGTATGTGGTGAGTAGTGTTACACAATTCTTAGCTGAAGAATATATCTGTGTTCATACAGATACCGAAAGAAAGAGGGCCTATCAGCTGATACGGTTTCTAAATTTTTTATTACAAGAAAAGGAGATAAGGTCATTTGCAGAATTAGAAAAATATCATGGAACGGAGTTCTTAAATAGTTTAGGAAGGGATCCAAATAAAATTGGGAAAACCGCAATAGAATCCTACGAGTTTGTTTTATTCAGATTCTATATGTTTCTGATTAACAAAGGGGTATTAAGGGAAGAAATGACTAGAATATTTCTAAAGGATTCAATAACCGGTACAAGAAAAATAAATCCCTTTGGAGTTAGTTATCCCGAAGAGAGGAGGCGAGCGTTACTTCATGATATTCCTGAAGTGTATCTGCCATTATTCCTTAAAATTGCAGAGAAGATAGCAAAGCCAATAGCATTGGGGGTTTACTTGCAAATATATGGTGGAATACGAGTCTCCGAGACGGTTTCCTTGTGTTTAGAGGATACCCGTCTAATGGGCATAGGTGGTGAATATGGTTTTCAAATAGATATTAAAAACGGCTCTATCGAACGCACTGATATAAAAAACCATGCGATTAGTACTGTGAAAAAGGTGCGTACACAACATGTAGACCCTATTGATCCATTTTCGAACCACAACACAGGTCTACGATTATATTATGAGCATATCGAGCTTTATTACTGTAAAGATGCTTTGTTTGTTAATCCCTCTAATTCAAAATATGTAGGAAAAGCAATGACTAGGAAAAATTATGCACGTTATTTTAATAAAGTGAGGGATGAGTTTTGTAAGCAGTTAATGAACTCCAACAGTGCGAGAGAGAGAGAATATGGGGCATATTTGTCAAGGATGAATTGGTCAACACATATTTGTCGTGGAATATTTACTAATATGAAAGCACGAACACTAAAGAATGCTTTTCAAGTTCAATATGCTAGAGGAGATGGGACCCTTGAAGCTGCGATATCATATTATGAGAAAGCTCAATTGATAAAACATCAACGTGAGGCTAGCTTCAATCAGACTGAATTCGTTAGAGATCTAGCTGAACGAAGCAGGTTTAACAAGGAGGAATTAAAGTATGCAATTTCTGAAGCGAAGCAAGTTGTTTTGATGGAGAGTGGCCATGAAGACTTTGGGGATGATAATGCAGGAGAGATGATTTATGAAGACTCCGTTTATGATGAAATATTTTAAATGATTGAGGTGTTAGTGTGAACGAGCATAACAAAAAATATTATACTCCTTATTTAGCGGCAAAACGTATTGGAATACCAGAGAAAGCATTGATGCAATGGATATGGTTGGGGAAAATACCGGAAAGTTATTATTATCAGAGTAAAAATGGATCCGTTTTTTTAAAAAAGTCATATATTGATCAATTGGACGCCTCTATATTTTCATATGATATAAGGATATGCGAAAAAATCAACGATAAGTTTTATTTAACAAGAAAAGAAGTATATGAATTCTATCAATTAAGTCAAAATGAACTTAAAACATTGAGAGATAAAAATATTTTTAAGTCGGATGAGTGCATCCTTTATTGTAGTAACTATTACTATTTTAGAGGTGCAATTGAAAGGATAATAAATAAAGATGCTGAAGTTACAGCAGATTATTACACAACAAAGGAAGTATCGAGTATTTTAAGAATCCCTGAACCAACATTATTTAACTGGAGGAAAATTGGTAAGATTCCGGAAGAGGATTGTTTTATCCATCGGAATCGTTGCTATTATAAAAAAGAAACTGTCCATAGGATGAAAAAAGAAAGAGATATGTTACATGAGGGAACTGAAAACTTCATATTTGCGCAAGATGTATGTGAGGTGTTTAATATTGCACCAACGACACTTATTTATTGGCGTGAAGTTGGTAGATTGTCTTCTAATGACTATGAAATTAGAAATGGTAAGTATTTTTACAAGGCGAGTAAAATAAAAGAGATAGCTGGAGAATTGGAGAGAATAAATTGTAATTATTATAAGGCTACAGAAGCATCAGAAATCTTGCAATTAAATATCAAGACTTTACGAAACTGGTGTAATCGCAGTGGTATTTTTACTAGTTCTGACTATATCGTTTTTTTTGGTGATTACTATTATAAAAAAGATACAATCAACAAATTCTATGAGAAACAAGCAAATGAGTTAGTAGATTATTTCACTGCAAGGGAATTATCGGAACTTTATGGATTTGATGAAAATGCACTTTTCCATTGGATTAATAAGGGATTAATAACAGAGCATGATTGGAAAATTACAACACTTAATTCAACTAAAAAATATTTCTATCGCCCTAAAATTCATAAGATTTTCTGTAGTCAATATAAAGTGAAAAAGTGTACATTTGATATTCGCTCAAAAACAGATTTACCGACCGAATTTAGGTTTTTATTATGCAAAAGTGAGATGTTGGAAATACTGCCCTTCAATATGAATGATTTTCTGAATATCTATGCTAAGGCTGGGTTAATCCAATTATATGAAGTTCGCATCGAGGAAGATGATGAGTATCTTGTAGATTTAATTTATTCATATTCAAATCTGCAACAAATTATTGAATTCATTGATAAAGGTATTTCTCACTTTGAAGCATCGGATGTAATGCGACTAACTCACTCAGCAACGCGACATATATTTGCAAAATCTAATAAATTTGAATCAGCAATGTTTACACATAAAGGTTGGGTCGTAGATAGAAAAAAATTTGAATCTTTCTTGAGTGAATATAAATGGGAGAATGTTGAAAATTTTGTCGATAACTTTTCTAAACTTACATTTGATGAGCAACTACGTTTAAGAATTTCAATGGTACCCTACGATAATCAAAATGAGCAAACTGTTTATTGGTTCACCCAATTTTCATTAATAAAATTAGGAAATGTAAAAGGTGCAACTAGACAAAAACATAGTTTTTGTCTTCAAAGTACTTTGATATTAAGAAAGATACTTAGGTATCTTTCAAAAAAAGAGATTATGGATCTAACTGATGAAGAACTTAGAGAAATCGCATCAAAAGAGGAGATAACTGATCGAGAATATGCTAGCATTCGCTTATTTTGCGAATGGCTTCGTGAAGAAACCTTATGTAGATATCAAAATCCCCTTCCAAAGCTAAAAATCCAAAAAAATAAATCAGAGATTAAAGAATTATATGACCCTAATGAGTACTTGGTTTATTTTGAGTTCATGATGGATGTTGAAAGACATCTATTATATGCCTTAAACTCAAGGGATTATACTTCAGTTTGGGTATTTGTAGGAATGCACATGAATTCTGAATTTAGAGGCGGTGATATTGTCCGTCTACCAAAGGTGCCCCT of the Paenibacillus pedocola genome contains:
- a CDS encoding arsenate reductase family protein; the protein is MSHLKVYQYPKCSTCRSAVKWLKDQGHELELQHIAEQPPTVEELRVLVANSGLPLKKFFNTSGEVYKELGLKDKLAGLSEDEQLELLSSHGMLIKRPVVTDGKKVTVGFKEEQYGEAWSNA
- a CDS encoding MerR family transcriptional regulator, which translates into the protein MNEHNKKYYTPYLAAKRIGIPEKALMQWIWLGKIPESYYYQSKNGSVFLKKSYIDQLDASIFSYDIRICEKINDKFYLTRKEVYEFYQLSQNELKTLRDKNIFKSDECILYCSNYYYFRGAIERIINKDAEVTADYYTTKEVSSILRIPEPTLFNWRKIGKIPEEDCFIHRNRCYYKKETVHRMKKERDMLHEGTENFIFAQDVCEVFNIAPTTLIYWREVGRLSSNDYEIRNGKYFYKASKIKEIAGELERINCNYYKATEASEILQLNIKTLRNWCNRSGIFTSSDYIVFFGDYYYKKDTINKFYEKQANELVDYFTARELSELYGFDENALFHWINKGLITEHDWKITTLNSTKKYFYRPKIHKIFCSQYKVKKCTFDIRSKTDLPTEFRFLLCKSEMLEILPFNMNDFLNIYAKAGLIQLYEVRIEEDDEYLVDLIYSYSNLQQIIEFIDKGISHFEASDVMRLTHSATRHIFAKSNKFESAMFTHKGWVVDRKKFESFLSEYKWENVENFVDNFSKLTFDEQLRLRISMVPYDNQNEQTVYWFTQFSLIKLGNVKGATRQKHSFCLQSTLILRKILRYLSKKEIMDLTDEELREIASKEEITDREYASIRLFCEWLREETLCRYQNPLPKLKIQKNKSEIKELYDPNEYLVYFEFMMDVERHLLYALNSRDYTSVWVFVGMHMNSEFRGGDIVRLPKVPLETIEVYSLDFFLDNRLSAVQASSIIKQMSDFLNDMDFNSNKTNSPYIFHVHPEHVYCMATAFVIAELHRRQTIDKDDLLIRTGNNKRFREILAFEVNKELLKSYRKQIKNDPDTLPSFESVKMNRSFITYMYHGNTLKNVHPELATMFVKRMRGHKKSNTTVNYVLMNHKDGTLDQAIMTLFRRDGFGWIFDTLCQLLTNDELQTPALRTAEISQLQNNLSLFDLETTAGLLLLQQKNEVIINLLTKNKVQIREFALKLFMGQLPSRKPDCYCYNGKDVCSTPTKDCYTCKWIIPKKNVLTTLSLEINLSISRILNESLELIIIKEVNKIIKLLILISEAIQSLGKEVVNIYLDLNELRAKLDSIDFSKWEKRVNSITNEHLKIMNSNKNLYLGGEL
- a CDS encoding cob(I)yrinic acid a,c-diamide adenosyltransferase: MAIYTRTGDKGETSVIGGRVGKDDVRVEAYGTIDELNSFVGQARSLMEDDRFTDVREQLLEIQHELFDCGSDLAFVKLSENKFKVKSEMAERLEGWIDQLQAENPVLERFILPGGSHLSSVLHVCRTVCRRAERRAVTLGRSADINPEAVIYLNRLSDYFFALARTANTRLGIADVEYVRSKKVFRN
- a CDS encoding aspartyl-phosphate phosphatase Spo0E family protein gives rise to the protein MLIGDYYLPSYSGDCYPGSGQRSSDTDAAARKLSLEHEILILRSRMEQLFMQEQSFTSQHVIEISCLLDLKINEYMKKSYRSV
- a CDS encoding aminotransferase class I/II-fold pyridoxal phosphate-dependent enzyme, which translates into the protein MITNNQKQTGESGKSMNSYLAPLVQQIQPSGIRKFFDLAAGSKDIISLGVGEPDFKTPWHVREACVYSLERGFTGYTSNAGMPELREGIANYLHSRFAVEYNPANQIIATVGGSEAIDLALRALISPGDEILIPEPCYISYSPITAIGGGIPVGIETFGENNFKLTAEALEAKITPRSKILILCYPSNPTGAIMSREDWEPIAKVVEKHDLIVISDEIYAELTYGSNHVSFPSLPGMMDRTILVSGFSKAFAMTGWRMGYACGHPDLISAMLKIHQYTVMCAPSMGQVAALEALTNGMEEKDRMTDSYNQRRRLIVKGLRDAGLDCHEPQGAFYAFPSVQRTGLTSDQFAQRLLLEYKVAAVPGSVFGLGGEGYLRCSYATSVSQLNEAIERIGAFVSQLERERTE
- a CDS encoding class I SAM-dependent methyltransferase, encoding MMNAEILRDPQTMEQLLLEPAGAVNAVSRKIYPKDGGYYSFLEEAAAEGSNKKYMELYNRIARFYRLSNKAYFALKFGGERSYRQQFLSELELLDGQHVLETSVGSGDNFLYLNAKVQLYGLDISSGMLKQAMRNLRRWGMTAELFQGEAEALPFRDNSFDCVYHVGGINYFSDPLRAVLEMIRVAKPGTKLMIADETEKLVTGTYQKVPVVKEYFGQQKDLPQIMNCIPDAMMELTYKEVCKGLMYCITFRKP
- a CDS encoding RluA family pseudouridine synthase, yielding MSSYYSPITYIVPPQEDGWLLKTILQKRMDVSRKLLSRLKMTEQGIMLNGERVYISVRVSSGDRVEIRMEQETSEDILPQDIPFDILYEDEHLLVVNKAAGIIVHPTHGHYTDTLANGVVHYWAAKGEQYRFRPVHRLDQETSGVLVIAKNPYSHQHISEQMIAGTVDKRYAAFVHGVPALPAGDIDGPIDRDPAEPHRRIVTPDGYPSLTRYEVKEFFPGRAARVELKLESGRTHQIRVHMSSIGCPLIGDGMYRHQLYGRGPVEAELEAELLPPAEDGLTPEEAAQLARIAELDAAIPRQALHAVRLSFKHPVGLAELVFEAPLPPDMALLQQKLRQEAGAEAE